A part of Ammospiza caudacuta isolate bAmmCau1 chromosome 7, bAmmCau1.pri, whole genome shotgun sequence genomic DNA contains:
- the LOC131559611 gene encoding zinc finger protein 22-like has protein sequence METREEKSPWKNLEEEAIMRDSRAQVKDGENPHKFLECGKSFRQSSTLISHQRIHTGEWAYECGEYGKGFSYRHWPIHTGERPYKCPSCGKRCQSSSNLLLHECIHTEETPFRCPNCGKGFKQSPPSSPTSASTLGKGPMSVPSGKSFTQSSHLTSHQWRHH, from the exons atggagaccagggaggaaaaatccccGTGGAAGAACCTGGAGGAAGAGGCCATTATGAGGGACTCCAGGGCACAG GTTAAGGATGGGGAGAATCCCCACAAGTtcttggagtgtgggaagagcttcaggcagagcagcaccctgatcaGCCACCAACGCATCCACACCGGGGAATGGGCCTATGAGTGTGGAGAGTatgggaagggcttcagctacAG GCACTGGcccatccacactggggagaggccctacaagtGCCCCTCCTGTGGGAAGAGGTGTCAGAGCAGCTCTAATCTTCTCCTGCATGAGTGCATTCACACAGAGGAGACGCCCTTCCGCTGCCCCAACtgcgggaagggcttcaagcaaaGTCCACCCTCATCACCCACcagcgcatccacactggggaaaggGCCTATGAGTGTACCcagtgggaagagcttcacccagagctctcacttGACCAGTCACCAATGGAGGCACCACTAA